From Populus trichocarpa isolate Nisqually-1 chromosome 19, P.trichocarpa_v4.1, whole genome shotgun sequence, a single genomic window includes:
- the LOC7475775 gene encoding uncharacterized protein LOC7475775, giving the protein MRSCCGFGSLQIFVIFFLSISLHLLSGLASDPANPKDTNKPASHSKSSVGIKVVIACLSVVAIIGFTMLLIKIWQKKKREEQHARLLKLFEDDDELEVELGIRD; this is encoded by the exons atgaggaGTTGTTGTGGGTTTGGATCTCTAcagatttttgttattttcttcttgtcaATTTCTCTGCATCTTCTTTCAG GTTTAGCGAGTGACCCGGCGAATCCTAAAGATACAAATAAACCTGCGAGTCATTCAAAAAGCTCAGTGGGAATTAAGGTGGTAATAGCCTGTCTCAGTGTCGTGGCGATCATTGGATTTACCATGTTATTGATTAAGATTtggcaaaagaagaagagggaagAGCAGCATGCCCGTCTTCTAAAGCTTTTCGAAGATGATGATGAGCTTGAGGTTGAACTTGGCATCAGGGATTGA
- the LOC7475774 gene encoding elongation factor 1-gamma, producing MALVLHAGSTNKNALKTLIAAEYSGVQVELVKNFEMGVSNKTPEFLKMNPIGKVPVLETPDGPIFESNAIARYVTRLKADNPLYGSSLIEYARIEQWIDFATLEIDANILRWFIPRIGFAVYLPPAEEAAIAALKRALTALNTHLSTSTYLVGHSLTLADIVLTCNLTLGFSRLLTKTFTSEFPHVERYFWTMVNQPNFRKILGEVKQTESVPPVQKPSQQKEPAKPKEPAIPKAKEEPKKETKKESAKPKAEEAGEAEEAPKPKPKNPLDLLPPSKMILDEWKRLYSNTKTNFREVAIKGFWEMYDPEGYSLWFCDYKYNDENTVSFVTLNKVGGFLQRMDLARKYAFGKMLVIGSGPPFKVKGLWLFRGQEIPQFVIDECYDMELYEWKKVDITDEEQKERASQMIEDYEPFEGEPLLDAKCFK from the exons ATGGCTCTG GTATTACATGCGGGCAGCACAAACAAAAATGCTTTGAAGACACTCATTGCTGCTGAGTATAGTGGTGTCCAAGTTGAACTGGTCAAGAATTTTGAGATGGGTGTGTCAAATAAGACACCAGAGTTTCTTAAGATGAACCCCATTGGAAAG GTTCCTGTGTTGGAAACTCCAGATGGTCCCATATTTGAGAGTAATGCTATTGCACGCTATG TTACTCGCCTGAAGGCTGATAATCCCCTCTATGGCTCTTCATTGATCGAATAT GCCCGCATTGAGCAATGGATTGATTTTGCAACATTGGAGATTGATGCCAATATTTTGCGCTGGTTCATACCAAGAATTGGTTTTGCTGTATACCTTCCTCCG GCTGAGGAAGCTGCAATTGCTGCATTGAAGAGAGCACTCACAGCTTTGAACACCCATCTTTCCACCAGCACTTATCTGGTTGGACATTCTTTGACATTGGCTGATATCGTTTTGACCTGTAACCTGACTTTGGGATTTAGCCGTCTTTTGACAAAAACCTTCACTTCAGAATTTCCCCATGTTGAGAGATACTTCTGGACTATGGTTAATCAGCCGAATTTCCGCAAGATATTGGGTGAAGTGAAACAAACAGAATCTGTTCCTCCTGTGCAAAAGCCTTCACAACAAAAGGAACCTGCAAAACCTAAGGAACCTGCAATTCCTAAGGCGAAGGAGGAGCCAAAGAAGGAAACCAAGAAAGAATCAGCAAAGCCTAAAGCAGAAGAGGCTGGTGAAGCAGAAGAGGCGCCCAAGCCCAAGCCTAAGAATCCTCTTGATCTTTTGCCTCCTAGTAAGATGATCCTTGATGAATGGAAGAGGCTTTATTCTAACACAAAGACCAACTTCCGTGAGGTTGCAATTAAAG GATTTTGGGAAATGTATGATCCTGAGGGCTATTCCCTTTGGTTTTGTGATTACAAGTACAATGATGAGAATACAGTGTCATTTGTGACATTAAACAAGGTAGGTGGTTTCCTTCAGAGAATGGACTTGGCTCGTAAGTATGCTTTTGGGAAGATGCTGGTGATTGGCTCAGGACCACCATTCAAGGTGAAGGGGCTGTGGCTCTTCCGTGGACAAGAGATTCCCCAGTTTGTGATCGACGAGTGCTATGACATGGAGCTTTATGAGTGGAAGAAGGTTGACATCACAGATGAAGAACAGAAGGAGCGAGCCAGTCAGATGATTGAAGATTATGAGCCTTTTGAGGGGGAGCCTCTATTGGATGCCAAATGCTTCAAGTGA
- the LOC18108463 gene encoding uncharacterized protein LOC18108463 isoform X2 produces MGCCCFLGSTLSLLVLILNLGFTLTNGSSSFSFLSSSSAAAAKKYVSAIGDPGMKNPNVRVALEAWNFCNEVGFEAPSMGSPRLADCADLYCPVTSGAKLLDNRSRCEVHHKVKNSDNSLSAGDKFPISDFESYEDPDLFAVQKELYLATLCAVDEPPKPWQFWMVMLKNGNFDKNTTLCPENGKRVSKIITGRNFPCFGKGCMNQPLVYHNYSQLVFSGEQMVSLSGGYFGTYDLDADLSKGVGNNSFFSVFWQKNLSTGSWIFTHKLTTSAKYPWLMLYLRSDATEGFNGGYHYNGSGIMRKLPDSPNFKVKLTLNITRGGGGNSQFYLIDIGSCWKNNGDPCDGDVLTDVTRYSEMIINPATSSWCRPDNQVSCPPYHVSLTGEKIYRNETSRFPYSAYHLYCSPGNAKYLEKPYDICDPYSNPQAQELVQILPHREWSVHGYPEKQGDGWVGDPRTWELDTGALSSRLYFYQDPGTKPARRVWSSINVGTEIYVSRAGETAEWTVSDFDVLVPEDIANDGHSSY; encoded by the exons ATGGGCTGTTGTTGTTTTCTGGGTTCTACTCTGTCACTGTTAGTTCTGATCTTGAATTTGGGTTTTACATTGACAAATGGATCGtcgtctttttcatttttatcatcatcatcagcagcAGCGGCAAAGAAGTATGTTTCGGCAATAGGTGACCCTGGAATGAAGAATCCGAATGTGAGAGTGGCATTGGAAGCTTGGAACTTCTGCAATGAAGTTGGTTTTGAAGCTCCTAGTATGGGCAGCCCAAGGTTGGCTGATTGTGCTGATTTGTACTGTCCAGTCACCTCTG GTGCCAAACTTTTGGATAATAGGAGCAGGTGTGAAGTGCATCATAAAGTGAAGAATTCTGACAACAGCTTAAGTGCTGGTGATAAGTTTCCTATATCAGATTTTGAATCCTATGAAGACCCTGACTTGTTTGCAGTGCAAAAGGAACTATATCTTGCTACTTTATGTGCAGTTGATGAACCCCCAAAACCATGGCAGTTTTGGATGGTTATGCTCAAGAATGGCAACTTTGATAAAAACACGACTCTTTGTCCTGAAAATGGAAAGAGAGTCAGTAAAATAATAACAGGCAGAAACTTTCCATGTTTCGGTAAAGGATGTATGAATCAACCACTTGTGTACCATAACTACTCGCAGTTAGTTTTTTCTGGGGAACAAATGGTGTCTTTGAGTGGAGGATATTTCGGGACATATGACCTTGATGCTGACCTGAGCAAAGGTGTAGGAAACAACTCCTTCTTTTCAGTCTTTTGGCAGAAGAATTTGAGCACAGGGAGTTGGATTTTCACCCACAAACTGACAACATCTGCAAAGTATCCCTGGCTTATGTTGTATCTACGTTCAGATGCTACCGAGGGATTTAATGGTGGCTATCACTATAACGGCAGTGGTATCATGCGAAAG TTGCCAGATTCTCCAAACTTTAAAGTAAAGTTGACACTTAACATTACACGGGGAGGAGGGGGGAACAGTCAATTTTACCTAATTGACATAGGTAGCTGTTGGAAGAATAATGGAGATCCATGTGATGGTGATGTTCTGACAGATGTGACTAGATACAGTGAGATGATAATTAACCCAGCGACATCAAGCTGGTGCCGCCCAGATAACCAAGTTTCTTGTCCACCTTATCATGTTAGTCTGACTggtgaaaaaatatataggaatGAGACATCTCGATTTCCATATTCTGCTTACCATCTGTACTGCAGCCCAGGAAATGCCAAATATCTGGAGAAGCCATATGATATCTGCGACCCATATAGCAATCCACAAGCACAAGAATTGGTGCAAATTCTTCCACATCGTGAATGGTCTGTGCATGGCTATCCAGAGAAGCAAGGAGATGGATGGGTTGGGGACCCTAGGACTTGGGAGCTAGATACAGGGGCCCTTTCTAGTCGTCTATACTTCTACCAG GATCCAGGAACAAAACCAGCACGGCGGGTATGGTCTTCAATTAATGTTGGGACTGAGATATACGTTAGCCGGGCAGGGGAAACTGCTGAGTGGACTGTGAGTGATTTCGATGTGCTGGTTCCAGAAGATATTGCGAATGATGGTCATAGCTCTTACTGA
- the LOC18108463 gene encoding uncharacterized protein LOC18108463 isoform X1 — protein MGCCCFLGSTLSLLVLILNLGFTLTNGSSSFSFLSSSSAAAAKKYVSAIGDPGMKNPNVRVALEAWNFCNEVGFEAPSMGSPRLADCADLYCPVTSDSLGAKLLDNRSRCEVHHKVKNSDNSLSAGDKFPISDFESYEDPDLFAVQKELYLATLCAVDEPPKPWQFWMVMLKNGNFDKNTTLCPENGKRVSKIITGRNFPCFGKGCMNQPLVYHNYSQLVFSGEQMVSLSGGYFGTYDLDADLSKGVGNNSFFSVFWQKNLSTGSWIFTHKLTTSAKYPWLMLYLRSDATEGFNGGYHYNGSGIMRKLPDSPNFKVKLTLNITRGGGGNSQFYLIDIGSCWKNNGDPCDGDVLTDVTRYSEMIINPATSSWCRPDNQVSCPPYHVSLTGEKIYRNETSRFPYSAYHLYCSPGNAKYLEKPYDICDPYSNPQAQELVQILPHREWSVHGYPEKQGDGWVGDPRTWELDTGALSSRLYFYQDPGTKPARRVWSSINVGTEIYVSRAGETAEWTVSDFDVLVPEDIANDGHSSY, from the exons ATGGGCTGTTGTTGTTTTCTGGGTTCTACTCTGTCACTGTTAGTTCTGATCTTGAATTTGGGTTTTACATTGACAAATGGATCGtcgtctttttcatttttatcatcatcatcagcagcAGCGGCAAAGAAGTATGTTTCGGCAATAGGTGACCCTGGAATGAAGAATCCGAATGTGAGAGTGGCATTGGAAGCTTGGAACTTCTGCAATGAAGTTGGTTTTGAAGCTCCTAGTATGGGCAGCCCAAGGTTGGCTGATTGTGCTGATTTGTACTGTCCAGTCACCTCTG ATTCTTTAGGTGCCAAACTTTTGGATAATAGGAGCAGGTGTGAAGTGCATCATAAAGTGAAGAATTCTGACAACAGCTTAAGTGCTGGTGATAAGTTTCCTATATCAGATTTTGAATCCTATGAAGACCCTGACTTGTTTGCAGTGCAAAAGGAACTATATCTTGCTACTTTATGTGCAGTTGATGAACCCCCAAAACCATGGCAGTTTTGGATGGTTATGCTCAAGAATGGCAACTTTGATAAAAACACGACTCTTTGTCCTGAAAATGGAAAGAGAGTCAGTAAAATAATAACAGGCAGAAACTTTCCATGTTTCGGTAAAGGATGTATGAATCAACCACTTGTGTACCATAACTACTCGCAGTTAGTTTTTTCTGGGGAACAAATGGTGTCTTTGAGTGGAGGATATTTCGGGACATATGACCTTGATGCTGACCTGAGCAAAGGTGTAGGAAACAACTCCTTCTTTTCAGTCTTTTGGCAGAAGAATTTGAGCACAGGGAGTTGGATTTTCACCCACAAACTGACAACATCTGCAAAGTATCCCTGGCTTATGTTGTATCTACGTTCAGATGCTACCGAGGGATTTAATGGTGGCTATCACTATAACGGCAGTGGTATCATGCGAAAG TTGCCAGATTCTCCAAACTTTAAAGTAAAGTTGACACTTAACATTACACGGGGAGGAGGGGGGAACAGTCAATTTTACCTAATTGACATAGGTAGCTGTTGGAAGAATAATGGAGATCCATGTGATGGTGATGTTCTGACAGATGTGACTAGATACAGTGAGATGATAATTAACCCAGCGACATCAAGCTGGTGCCGCCCAGATAACCAAGTTTCTTGTCCACCTTATCATGTTAGTCTGACTggtgaaaaaatatataggaatGAGACATCTCGATTTCCATATTCTGCTTACCATCTGTACTGCAGCCCAGGAAATGCCAAATATCTGGAGAAGCCATATGATATCTGCGACCCATATAGCAATCCACAAGCACAAGAATTGGTGCAAATTCTTCCACATCGTGAATGGTCTGTGCATGGCTATCCAGAGAAGCAAGGAGATGGATGGGTTGGGGACCCTAGGACTTGGGAGCTAGATACAGGGGCCCTTTCTAGTCGTCTATACTTCTACCAG GATCCAGGAACAAAACCAGCACGGCGGGTATGGTCTTCAATTAATGTTGGGACTGAGATATACGTTAGCCGGGCAGGGGAAACTGCTGAGTGGACTGTGAGTGATTTCGATGTGCTGGTTCCAGAAGATATTGCGAATGATGGTCATAGCTCTTACTGA